The proteins below come from a single Benincasa hispida cultivar B227 chromosome 4, ASM972705v1, whole genome shotgun sequence genomic window:
- the LOC120076382 gene encoding oligopeptide transporter 6-like, which translates to MSTSVSEIQSGDLVAVTVDDECPVKQVDITVPKTDDPNLPVLTFRMWVLGIAACVILSFVNQFFWYRSNPLSVSSIAAQIAVVPLGHLMAKTLPTRHFFQGTRFQFTMNPGPFNIKEHVLITIFANSGAGSVYATHILTAVKLLYKRQLTFLPALLIMLTTQILGFGWAGIFRKYLVEPGEMWWPSNLVQVSLFRALHEKEKRPKQSTTLTQFFILAMICSFAYYVVPGHLFMMLTSFSWLCWFNSKSLLLHQMGSGMKGLGLGAFGIDWSTISSYLGSPLASPWFATANVAVGFVLVMYVMTPLTYWFNVYGAKKFPIYSSSLFMANGLKYNISSIVNSNFHLDRGVYTTTGPLNLSTFFAMTYGLGFATLSATVVHVLLFNGRELWNQSKSAFGGKRKIDIHTKLMRAYKKVPTWWFIVILVLNIGLSIFACQYYNASLQLPWWGVLLACFIAFFFTLPIGIIAATTNQAPGLNIITEYIIGYAYPERPVANMCFKVYGYISMTQALTFVSDFKLGHYMKIPPRTMFMAQVVGTIIAVFVYIGTAWWLMESIQDLCDTNLLPENSPWTCPMDRVFFDASVIWGLVGPRRIFGDLGEYGAVNWFFVGGAMAPLLVWIAHKMFPKHRWISLIHMPVLLGATSMMPPASAVNFTSWLICGFVFGYFLFRYKTEWWKRYNYILSGGLDAGTAFMTILIFLTLGSKGIDWWGNNTDGCPLASCPSARGVIVDGCPVF; encoded by the exons ATGTCGACTAGCGTATCCGAGATTCAGAGTGGGGATCTTGTGGCGGTGACTGTCGACGATGAGTGCCCGGTGAAGCAGGTGGATATTACAGTGCCGAAAACCGATGACCCCAACTTGCCGGTTCTCACATTCAGAATGTGGGTTCTGGGGATTGCGGCTTGTGTCATTCTCTCGTTTGTAAACCAATTCTTCTGGTACAGATCCAACCCACTGTCGGTATCTTCGATTGCTGCGCAAATTGCTGTCGTGCCGCTTGGTCATTTGATGGCCAAGACGCTTCCGACTAGACACTTTTTCCAAGGCACACGATTCCAGTTCACTATGAATCCTGGACCCTTCAATATAAAGGAGCATGTTCTGATTACCATTTTTGCCAATTCTGGTGCTGGCTCTGTTTATGCTACTCATATTTTGACTGCTGTTAAGCTGCTCTACAAGAGACAACTTACTTTCCTTCCTGCTTTGTTAATTATGCTCACTACTCAG ATTCTTGGATTTGGCTGGGCTGGAATTTTTAGGAAATATTTGGTTGAGCCAGGGGAGATGTGGTGGCCATCTAATTTGGTTCAAGTCTCATTGTTCAG GGCTCTACATGAGAAGGAAAAGAGACCAAAACAAAGCACTACTCTTACACAATTCTTCATCTTGGCCATGATTTGCAGCTTTGCTTACTATGTTGTTCCTGGCCATCTTTTCATGATGCTTACCTCTTTCTCTTGGCTCTGTTGGTTTAACTCCAAGTCTCTTTTGCTTCATCAAATGGGTTCTGGCATGAAGGGTCTTGGACTTGGCGCATTTGGCATAGATTGGTCGACAATTTCATCTTACCTTGGAAGTCCCCTGGCTAGTCCTTGGTTTGCCACTGCCAATGTTGCTGTGGGGTTTGTTCTCGTGATGTATGTCATGACACCTCTCACTTATTGGTTTAATGTCTATGGGGCCAAGAAGTTTCCCATATATTCAAGCAGCCTTTTCATGGCTAATGGTTTGAAGTACAATATTTCAAGCATAGTCAATTCTAATTTTCATCTTGATCGAGGTGTTTACACTACGACTGGGCCTTTAAATCTCAGTACCTTCTTTGCAATGACTTATGGTCTTGGATTTGCTACACTTTCTGCTACAGTTGTGCATGTTCTCCTCTTCAATGGAAG GGAATTATGGAACCAGAGCAAAAGTGCATTTGGTGGGAAGAGAAAGATCGATATACATACAAAGCTTATGCGAGCTTATAAAAAAGTACCAACATGGTGGTTCATCGTCATCCTTGTGTTGAACATTGGTCTCTCTATTTTTGCTTGTCAATATTACAATGCCTCACTTCAATTGCCTTGGTGGGGTGTACTCTTAGCTTGCTTCATTGCCTTCTTCTTCACACTTCCCATTGGCATCATTGCTGCCACCACAAACCAG GCACCTGGTTTGAACATTATTACAGAATACATCATTGGTTATGCATATCCCGAACGCCCGGTTGCCAACATGTGTTTCAAAGTGTATGGATATATCAGCATGACACAAGCTCTAACATTTGTGTCCGACTTTAAACTTGGTCACTACATGAAGATTCCACCTAGGACAATGTTCATGGCCCAG GTTGTAGGGACAATCATAGCAGTGTTCGTATACATTGGAACTGCTTGGTGGCTGATGGAATCGATTCAAGATTTGTGCGATACCAACCTGCTACCAGAAAACAGCCCCTGGACTTGCCCAATGGATCGAGTGTTCTTTGATGCTTCTGTAATATGGGGGCTCGTTGGGCCTCGTAGAATCTTCGGAGACCTTGGAGAATATGGAGCGGTAAATTGGTTCTTTGTTGGTGGAGCGATGGCCCCTTTGCTTGTATGGATTGCACACAAGATGTTCCCCAAGCACAGATGGATTAGCCTTATCCACATGCCAGTTCTGTTGGGTGCTACATCAATGATGCCTCCAGCTAGCGCGGTAAACTTCACGAGTTGGCTGATCTGTGGTTTCGTATTCGGATACTTCCTTTTCAGATACAAGACGGAGTGGTGGAAGCGTTATAACTATATCCTATCCGGAGGGTTGGATGCTGGAACTGCCTTCATGACAATACTCATCTTTCTTACATTGGGATCGAAGGGCATTGACTGGTGGGGAAACAATACTGATGGATGCCCCTTGGCCTCTTGCCCTTCTGCCAGAGGAGTTATCGTTGATGGCTGCCCTGTTTTCTGA